The Thiomicrospira sp. XS5 genomic interval CCTTTCAGGGCTGGAAGCGGTTATAGTGCTTCATTGTTTCAGGGATGGTTTCTTTCGCCCCTGATGGCAACTTGTCAGGTGTCATAATCTCCAGCTCAATTCGTCGATTTTTTTGGCGTCCTTCTTTTGTCTCATTTGAGGCAGCTGGCAGGTTTTCGCCGTGACCATTCAGGTAAATTCTGTTGGAAGCATAGCCAAAATTTCGGATCAAGTATGTTTTTACTGAGTTGGCTCGGTTCCATGAAAGCCTGATATTGCTTTGCGATGAACC includes:
- a CDS encoding OmpA family protein yields the protein GSSQSNIRLSWNRANSVKTYLIRNFGYASNRIYLNGHGENLPAASNETKEGRQKNRRIELEIMTPDKLPSGAKETIPETMKHYNRFQP